The following coding sequences lie in one Rutidosis leptorrhynchoides isolate AG116_Rl617_1_P2 chromosome 4, CSIRO_AGI_Rlap_v1, whole genome shotgun sequence genomic window:
- the LOC139841495 gene encoding uncharacterized protein yields the protein MTRICLSVIPSAALKWKTWNSLRANTSSWTLNAVDVVGRVLNVGEPQPQKSGAVILEFYLANERGRRMKTTLWGTLGPSFVEKIHAANALYCIILTSVLVKKTFNGNLSLSITSATQIINDIQIPTLEKFLEKMSGVELPADVEDTSAVWQLPPLKEGMLSELIAMVQKGKKHISDDVFKCRVDITNIHLKNSWYYNTCSVCKARKGLSRKHNQHWCESCSDVVPEPLSRFRVQCDVKDGTASTVIVLLDETAEELTNTTAARLLLELDAETCSTVFPNALANLLNIKQVVLLKTISYFEHGPYESFNCVKVYPHEIALENPPTEDSGDDLGPATVDKALKLVSPSPSAVKAAKRTIEVPTPLKVAERVTRRKYVVTSDTEDEDGIAGDDTNTKTSVCTDA from the exons ATGACGAGGATTTGTTTATCCGTCATCCCTTCAGCTGCGTTGAAATGGAAGACATGGAACTCACTTCGGGCAAATACGTCATCG TGGACTCTGAATGCTGTAGACGTAGTTGGGCGTGTCCTGAACGTCGGGGAGCCCCAACCACAGAAATCAGGGGCGGTCATTCTAGAATTTTACCTTGCTAATGAAAG GGGTCGAAGAATGAAAACCACACTTTGGGGAACCTTGGGTCCGTCTTTTGTGGAGAAGATCCATGCTGCTAATGCTTTGTATTGCATCATTCTAACCTCCGTATTAGTCAAAAAGACCTTCAACG GCAACCTATCTCTCTCGATCACCTCCGCCACCCAAATTATCAATGACATCCAGATTCCGACGCTTGAGAAGTTCCTAGAGAAAATGAG TGGCGTTGAACTCCCAGCCGACGTGGAAGACACTTCTGCAGTGTGGCAGCTTCCACCACTAAAAGAGGGAATGCTTTCTGAGCTTATTGCAATGGTACAGAAGGGTAAAAAGCACATC TCGGATGATGTGTTCAAATGCAGAGTCGATATCACAAACATCCACCTAAAAAACAGCTGGTACTACAACACTTGCAGTGTTTGTAAGGCACGGAAGGGGCTCTCACGAAAGCATAACCAACACTGGTGCGAGTCGTGCAGCGATGTTGTTCCAGAGCCACTATCAAG GTTTCGTGTGCAATGTGATGTCAAAGATGGAACTGCGTCCACAGTTATTGTCCTTTTGGATGAGACAGCTGAGGAACTAACCAACACCACTGCAGCGAGGCTGTTGCTCGAGCTAGATGCG GAGACTTGCAGCACGGTGTTTCCGAATGCGCTCGCTAATCTCCTGAATATCAAGCAAGTGGTTTTGTTGAAGACAATATCCTATTTTGAGCACGGGCCATATGAGAGTTTCAACTGTGTTAAAGTGTACCCGCATGAAATTGCTCTCGAGAACCCACCCACTGAAGATTCGGGAGACGATTTGGGGCCTGCAACCGTTGACAAAGCTTTGAAACTGGTCAGCCCTTCGCCCTCCGCAGTAAAAGCCGCAAAAAGAACTATAGAAGTTCCTACTCCTTTGAAGGTTGCAGAGCGTGTCACCCGCCGCAA GTATGTTGTTACAAGTGACACTGAGGATGAGGATGGGATAGCTGGAGATGACACAAATACTAAGACTAGCGTTTGTACCGATGCATAG